The DNA region GGGTCAGGGAAGGGCATTAAACTGGAGGATTTGGACATCAATGAGGATGAGATGGAGATGTACATCGATCTCCATCCCATTACTAATGCATCGCCATACACAGTTGTGGAGACGATGTCGCTTGCAAAAGCTGCAATACTATTCCGGCAGCTTGGTCTCCGGCACATGTGTGTGGTTCCGAAGAGTCAAGGGGTGAGttcctccctctctccctccctctttcTTTCCCACTGGTTTTCATGTGGTCCTTTTATGCAGCAAGGAAGAACCAGTAACATCCTTCGGTTTAGACTACTAGGATACATTTCCTGTGTATTTTGCGGATCTTTGCTGCCATTACGGCGATTCTCCCTCGGACAACATAGTGAGGTGCATTCAATTAGAAGTTCGTTCTTCTTAGGAGAGATATCATGGTCTAGTTCCAATGCGCCGTTCTTTTAACAACAGAGGTTGGACTGCTCAGCCCGGACCACGAAATACTTAGTTATCGTACTCCTGGTAGTGAACTGCAGTAGTCTGCTGCATCCTTTTGGAAAGTTAATGCAAAAGTCGAGAGAGtcagaaaaaaaagggtttcTCTAAACGTTTCTCTTTTTCTGCAGAGGCCTCCGATTGTCGGGATTCTCACGCGACATGATTTGATGCCGGAGCACGTCTTAGGACTTTACCCCCATCTCAAGCCGCACAAATAGACCGGCAAACGTATCTGGTTTGGAGGTCGAAAAGCctattcctttttccttttcttctcctgGTTATCAGGAACCAGCTTCTTCCCCGCACTGTTGCTGAAGGGACTTCGGTTTCCCTTGCGATCGAAGCAACAAAATTCTTCCATGACTGGCACACAACAAATTTTGCCCGAAATCCATCTGTCTCTGAAAGCAGCAGTACGGATTTTACTATCATTCATTTCGAGTAATGTACACGAGAGTCATAGACAGACATCTGTACATTTTGTATAAGGAAAAATGTATTCCGCCATTGCTCCAAGGTACCATGTAGAGTATCGGGGCAATGtccaaaagaataaaaaaaacacgTGTGATGAATTTGATTGGTAATGATCATATTGTACCTACAGTTATTTATCAGATGGTTTCTGCGTGAAATGGATCGATACAACTTTTCGTTTCTATAAAGGAATGGCCAATGTTGTTCATCCTGCAGAAGTAGAAAATGAGAACAAAGCTAAGTCCAGCAGCTCACAGAGCATGGTAAGAAGGATTATCTGTAAGAATTCGATATCACGAAGTAGCAAAATGAAGCATATATCCTTTGTATAGACATTTCTACAAGTAGGCAGCTCTTCGAAGTAGTCAGAGTAAAAGAATTAATGCCACAGTTGCACAATTCAACAAGAAGAAGATCCATGAGATCTTAGACTTACAAAATTCTGCAAAATTCTGTTTCCTCCTAAAAGTATTTACCGTCAAATCTGCAACTAACTTAATAGCCGAGAAGGAACCAAACATAAATGTTAGAAGAAGCACGACGATATTTTTGTTCTCCAGATCCACCCAAAAGTCCGTGACCCTTTCCATTTGGGATCTGCAAATGGCACAGAGATTGTATCATCAGATACATGTGTCTATGTCAGCGTGAGGTTTGTAAAAAGAGAGCAAGAGGGCAAAGGACTACCTGAGAATTTCGTTTTCCCTGCTCAGGATATCGAATTGCGAGGAAACAAGGGATTTCCACGAAACTAAATCAGCTACATCTTTCACCTGCAAAACCCATACAACAACATTGTAGGAGAAAGAAGCCGAACAATATTAGTGGAATTGAAAGTTTAAGGTAATGAACAACATACTGTTTCCTCCTTGTTTTCAATAAGACTCATCACATCCAATCTCATCTTCTCCAAGAGCATGGCCGTCTGCGCAACTTCTTCATCTAATTCTTTAAAGAGATCCCCGTATCTCGTGTTTAGCTCTTGTAAGTACCGTTCCAATATCGACAAATTCACATCCAGAGACCGTACCTTCTGCATCAGTATCTTCATAACACTCTCTCCTGCAACTCTTCCAACAGGCTGCGGCTGTATATCCCTAGTCTGATCACCAGATTGACTCACGTGGTCAGCCTCCTGTTTCTGCTTATCGTCAGATACTGGTTCAGAGTAACCTTCAGAAACATGATCCTGATGGGGTCGATCAGTTTGGGGGGCCATTGGCTGTGGCAAAGTTGATCTTGTTTCTTCCACCGATTCCTCAGGGTGAAACGCATGATCTTGAACAGAAATCAAATCCTCCAACATGTGTTCAACTGCATCGATTCCATAAACTTTTACTGTGCTTAGGGTACAGTAAAACTCTGAACCATAGTGGCTAAGTAAATCTAATTTCAGATACCTCGCCCACTTTGGCTCCTTAAGTGTAAACCTCTGTGATTGTTTCACCTTTTTAGCAGTGAAATGTCCAAGCTTCACCCAATTCTCAGTCGGATAAATCAGATTGCCCAGTACCTCAAAATCCTTCAGGTTGGAAGAATGGTGCTCAAAATTTGCTATCTCAATTGTACAGACAAGAGTTTCTTCAGATAGTTCTATAATCACGAATTTAACCTCAGCTGAGCATGGATTCCGAAGGTACTTGTCCATATCCTTACCCAAAATATTTGAAGTGCCTTTCGCCTCTTTGTTATAAGCCAAGACCTTAGCTCCCTTCGAGGCAGATGCATAGTTGTATTCCACCCCGCTGGGCTCCACTCTGTGCATGATGCTTACATTTTGGCCAGGCACCGACTTTTCTCTAGGATTGATTGCTTTATATTTAAACTCATCGAGTTTCGGTGGTCTATCACGTGATATCCTATCAccctttctctctccctcacCCTGCTCTTTGGTACTTGCAAAATGATCTTGGAGTTCCCCTTTGGACTCTACTTGAATGTCACAAATTTCTGACCGAGGCCCTACACAATATGGAGCCCTCTCATGGAAGATAGGACAAACATCAAAATTGGGCAGAGCAAAGGGTATGTTAGCCAGCCGTGGCTCAACCTCATGCCCACACATTTGATCACCTAGAAACCTATGTGTAACCGCACCTGCAGCAAGCAACTTCAAGACTTGAATGCCTACGACAACAGATCTCGAGAAAGAAGCTTTGCTGGTAATCCCAAAAGCAGTTCAAATATACAAAATCAAGCACATATAATCAACGGAAGCCGGAAGCATTAAACAAAACAACGTTACCTCCTCCGTTACTATCGCCATAACCGGTATAAGAACACAGCAGCAAAGCAAGGCACTGGAGCCCAACTAACAGAAACGGACCGAGCCTTGGAAGAGAGGCACCGTCCACAGCTCTTCTTTGAAGAAAAGCTCCGACCGATCTCGGCATCACACATCAACCCCAGCTCAACACCCACTGCGGAAACCAAAGTGACAAAATCCAACCTTGAGTACGAAAACTAACCCAATTCGTGCCGCTTGCACCGAAAAGACCATCAGAAAGTGAAATCACATGCAAAGCATAAAAAGGGAAATAACCAAACAGACAGGGCAGACTGAAGAAGTGCAGGCTTATCTTAATAGCTTAACCATTGATACAGCAGAACAGACAAGGCCTACGGTACCGGAAGCTAGATGGGGCAGAAAAACCGTCAACCATGGCGGCTATGTCTCGGAGACATTCATGCTGTTATACAGCGATCGGTGAGATTATTGCTGAATAGAAAGGGAAGCACGGGAGAATTCTTCCTCACCTCGAAGACCGGCATGAACTGATCCTTCCGTCTGCTTACCGTTTCTGATTCTCAGCTCGACAATGATTTGGAGAGTCGTTCAATTTCCATCTCCATCACTGCAACGGAACCTTCTTTACTCctcccctctcctctcctctcctctcctctccttcctttccctcctatttcttttcctctcacttctcctcattttctttttcgagtAAATAGACTACTTTGTCCATGAGAGATGCACTTTGCATCAGTTcggtccttttttttcttttttttttccttttttttttcttattttacatCAATTGCATCCtccactcttttttttccttttagaatTCGTCCTTCTCGGCATCAAATTCGTTATTCCCGACATCGAAAATTGCCCCCGACTTATTTGGCTAACATTCATAACACTCTCTCCTTCATAACTTCTTCAAATTCATCCATGACCCGATGCTTTCCACAGAACACCAAATGTTGCATTTTCAGTGTCGATGGAAatcgatttgaaaatttgaggtaaaaaaaaaaacgccaTTTGCCACAAAGACAAAAAAACCTTTTAACATGTCGTCGCGACTTTCCGATCGAGATCGGCAAGCTCTCTATATTAATAACCGATAATCGTCAAGTATAATGGGAACCCAGAAGATCGGAAATACAATCCAAGCGAGCTCACAGGCTCAACAAGAAACTGGCACACTGCACGAGCCCAACGAACATCAAATTATCAGCTAGCTATCAACTAAAACTCCCCAAGTCAATAAGAATTTGCCTCTGATGATGACTTGTTACAGCTTTCCTGCGCAAGTTCTTGATCCCCAACCAAAGGTCTTCCTTCAACAGCTTTACTAATAGGGAGGTCCATATAGCTTTGACTATTGTAGGATTCCCAATTTGCACCTATCAACAATGGCACTTGCTAGTTCTCAATGCTTCCCAAGTGCTTGACACAGTAAACAAACAACCCTTCAATGCAAAATCAATTTATACCAAAATACCTTTGATGTTGTTTCCTTGGTCAAAGGAGTCTGGAtaggtaaaaaaaatttcgcaTTAAAAAGTGACTTTATGTAAGACTACTTTGAAATACCGGCATCGAGCTTTCTCGCTCTAACTCTAAGACAAAAGGCCATAACAAAAGGGTTTTCGTGAGGGCCGCCAGCTTCGGATGATGgatagcttttttttttttttttttgctgtcGATAGTGTCCGACGCCGTAGCAATCGACTAGTCCATCGAGTTGTGTATTGTACGGCTTAAGACCTGCCAATTAAACCTCAGATGCCAACTTTCGAGAGAATCAAACCCTGGACCTGACTTACTGTTTGTTGTCAGCTTACCGGCGGGTCCAATCTCTCGTTGGTACGATAGATAGCTTTTGAGCACAATTGAAGATGGATAGAAAAAGAGAATCAATTGGATAAGAACCTTCAAAGGTTTTAAAGAACTGATCGAGGACGCGTATATTTATTGAATAATTTAAAGTACTCCGtgatgaaaatataatatgtagATCGGGCAGTCAACCATCACATGTACTTCGCATTAAAATAAGTTTTGCGAAGCCAAGGTATAGAACACTGCAAAAGATGGGTCAAGTGAATCTTCCCATTTCAATTTGGAACGACTCTCGCACATGACTGTTGATTATGCACTGATGCCGCCCGCTAAGCTACTGAACAACACTCCCTTGGAGTTATGGACGATTGGTACGCCTTGACCCACTTGCTACCCAGTTTGCAGCTCATACTTACGATTCTTCCTGTAAGCTTGACAAATTAGGATCCAGAGGGACGAAATGTAACCTGCTGTAAGATACTCCGAATATATCTTTGCTAGAACGAGAAAGAACGAATAAGAGTATACAACTAGAATTCATGACCCGTGTAATGTATGAATCTTACCCTTTCTTGCTGCCATTACAGCGGTCATCCCTCGTGCCATGCATATAGCGAGGTGTATTCAACTAAAGGTTCATCATCCTTAGAAGAGATATCATGGCCGGGGTCCGAAGGACCATTCTTTTAACAATAGGGACGGGATTGTCAACCCAGACCATGAAATACTTTGTCATTGAAGTTATGATACTGAGCTGCAAAGTTCAACTTCAGCTTGAGAGAATTCAGAATACAGGGCTTTGTAAGCTTCTCCTTTGATGCAATGGCCTCCTGTTGTCGAAATTCTCACGCAACATGACTTGATGCCGGAGTACGCCTTTGGACTCCCTCCCACCCACCTCACGCTCCCGCAAGTAAATTGGCAAACCGGGGGACTTCAGTCTCCCCCGCAATTGAACCGGCAAAATTTTTCCATGACTTGCAAGCAACAATTTGATACCGATATGAAAAGTGTTATAGTCCTAGTCCAACCAAAAGCAAACATGCGCCTAAACGAATAAAAAGTTATCCTCAAGCAAATACttgttctttttaaaaaaatatactcttttttttattaagataAGCCATTTTCCGACCATTTTCATCACTCGTTCCGAATGCAACTGCACGGCAAATATCCATTTTAGCCAATtagcaaaataaaaagaaaatgaggcATACGACAATCTCAGTAAACCTCATCATGAATTATGATCAGCCTATGTTCCATTCATTCTGGATTCATATCAATCTCATGCCTCAACCTCGACACAGTTTATTACAACCGCTAGCTTACAACATCAGGCataatttctatttataaCAATCTTAAGAATCCTTAAAGATAAAAGTTTCATCAATTTCTAAATAGAATGTATATATACAGGCAACTGGTATATAATGGACAATCAATAGAATGGATAGGCCTGGCCTCTGATGTTAGCTAACAAGATCATGGAAGTACGCAGTTCACCTGCGCCGGAATTTGGGCCTAACAGTTATGACCCCCGGCCTTATCTCATCAAAATGGTATCTGCATAACAAGGCCAGAAATTAAGAACATAATCTGCAATCAATTGGAAAAAGTCGGGAGAAATAACAGCTGTTTCTGCAAGTTATATTATCTTACCCATTTTCATTGAGAAAACTTCTCACGGCTGCTGGAAGTGCAGCTCGCCCTCGACTGTGGTTGCCAACCCCTACAGGAT from Punica granatum isolate Tunisia-2019 chromosome 3, ASM765513v2, whole genome shotgun sequence includes:
- the LOC116199499 gene encoding SUN domain-containing protein 4-like, which produces MPRSVGAFLQRRAVDGASLPRLGPFLLVGLQCLALLLCSYTGYGDSNGGGAVTHRFLGDQMCGHEVEPRLANIPFALPNFDVCPIFHERAPYCVGPRSEICDIQVESKGELQDHFASTKEQGEGERKGDRISRDRPPKLDEFKYKAINPREKSVPGQNVSIMHRVEPSGVEYNYASASKGAKVLAYNKEAKGTSNILGKDMDKYLRNPCSAEVKFVIIELSEETLVCTIEIANFEHHSSNLKDFEVLGNLIYPTENWVKLGHFTAKKVKQSQRFTLKEPKWARYLKLDLLSHYGSEFYCTLSTVKVYGIDAVEHMLEDLISVQDHAFHPEESVEETRSTLPQPMAPQTDRPHQDHVSEGYSEPVSDDKQKQEADHVSQSGDQTRDIQPQPVGRVAGESVMKILMQKVRSLDVNLSILERYLQELNTRYGDLFKELDEEVAQTAMLLEKMRLDVMSLIENKEETVKDVADLVSWKSLVSSQFDILSRENEILRSQMERVTDFWVDLENKNIVVLLLTFMFGSFSAIKLVADLTVNTFRRKQNFAEFCKSKISWIFFLLNCATVALILLL